A genomic stretch from Primulina huaijiensis isolate GDHJ02 chromosome 14, ASM1229523v2, whole genome shotgun sequence includes:
- the LOC140957921 gene encoding probable DNA N(6)-methyladenine demethylase ALKBH1B isoform X2: MNRGGGRRGGISRRSAGHYSPVGAQLDDTSLENESGSSQVGKPRTAVGRVTQEVGGMSLRGGENVTPNAKVAQNKSPNLSGLSTKSDLSTRSDSRIQSPGVGVENCTSWESPACFSDDLEGERGKSDGKLKYSTCQQKYSPFDICSGRSASGGVKLKPSLLEKNRERKNEMKNPMEGHSIDILRPGMVLLRGFLSLPDQVKLIKTCQDLGLGCGGFYQPSYSDGAKLHLKMMCLGKNWDPETSMYSDERPVDGAKPPGIPDEFQQLVKGAIQECHTYLDSCAEVRNAKDFLPSMSPNICIVNFYATSGKLGLHQFRIKMKVKRVYIKDYPWSLSPLVTLLTFYMGTRETLIKQRRLC; the protein is encoded by the exons ATGAATCGCGGCGGCGGAAGGCGCGGAGGAATATCTCGACGTTCAGCGGGTCATTACAGCCCT GTTGGAGCTCAACTTGATGATACTTCACTTGAGAATGAAAGCGGATCCTCGCAGGTGGGAAAGCCAAGGACTGCGGTCGGTCGTGTAACACAGGAGGTTGGCGGAATGTCCCTTCGTGGTGGTGAGAACGTAACTCCTAACGCAAAAGTAGCTCAAAATAAGAGTCCGAACTTGTCGGGGTTGTCAACCAAATCTGATTTGAGTACAAGGAGCGATAGCAGGATTCAGTCCCCGGGGGTAGGGGTTGAAAATTGTACTAGCTGGGAGTCTCCTGCTTGTTTTTCAGATGATCTGGAAGGTGAAAGAGGGAAAAGTGATGGTAAACTAAAGTATTCCACTTGCCAGCAAAAATATTCACCTTTTGATATCTGCTCGGGCAGAAGTGCGAGCGGTGGTGTTAAGCTGAAACCCTCTCTGCTTGAAAAAAATAGGGAAAGGAAGAatgaaatgaagaaccctaTGGAAGGACACAGCATCGATATATTGAGGCCTGGGATGGTTCTTTTGAGAGGTTTCCTCTCCTTACCAGATCAG GTGAAACTAATAAAAACCTGCCAAGATCTTGGTCTTGGTTGTGGCGGTTTCTACCAGCCTAGTTACAGTGATGGAGCCAAGCTACATTTGAAGATGATGTGCCTTGGTAAAAATTGGGATCCTGAGACAAGTATGTATAGTGATGAAAGGCCAGTTGATGGAGCAAAACCTCCCGGTATTCCTGATGAGTTTCAACAGTTGGTCAAAGGAGCAATTCAGGAGTGCCATACTTATTTAGATTCATGTGCTGAAGTGAGGAATGCAAAAGATTTTCTTCCCTCGATGTCACCAAATATTTGCATTGTCAACTTTTATGCAACGAGTGGCAAGCTTGGTCTTCATCAG TTCAGGATAAAGATGAAAGTAAAGAGAGTCTACATAAAGGACTACCCGTGGTCTCTTTCTCCATTGGTGACTCTGCTGACTTTCTATATGGGGACGAGAGAAACATTGATAAAGCAGAGAAGGTTGTGTTGA
- the LOC140957921 gene encoding DNA N(6)-methyladenine demethylase ALKBH1D-like isoform X1, with protein sequence MNRGGGRRGGISRRSAGHYSPVGAQLDDTSLENESGSSQVGKPRTAVGRVTQEVGGMSLRGGENVTPNAKVAQNKSPNLSGLSTKSDLSTRSDSRIQSPGVGVENCTSWESPACFSDDLEGERGKSDGKLKYSTCQQKYSPFDICSGRSASGGVKLKPSLLEKNRERKNEMKNPMEGHSIDILRPGMVLLRGFLSLPDQVKLIKTCQDLGLGCGGFYQPSYSDGAKLHLKMMCLGKNWDPETSMYSDERPVDGAKPPGIPDEFQQLVKGAIQECHTYLDSCAEVRNAKDFLPSMSPNICIVNFYATSGKLGLHQDKDESKESLHKGLPVVSFSIGDSADFLYGDERNIDKAEKVVLKSGDVLIFGGKSRHIFHGVATINSGTTPAALFEETKFRPGRLNLTFREY encoded by the exons ATGAATCGCGGCGGCGGAAGGCGCGGAGGAATATCTCGACGTTCAGCGGGTCATTACAGCCCT GTTGGAGCTCAACTTGATGATACTTCACTTGAGAATGAAAGCGGATCCTCGCAGGTGGGAAAGCCAAGGACTGCGGTCGGTCGTGTAACACAGGAGGTTGGCGGAATGTCCCTTCGTGGTGGTGAGAACGTAACTCCTAACGCAAAAGTAGCTCAAAATAAGAGTCCGAACTTGTCGGGGTTGTCAACCAAATCTGATTTGAGTACAAGGAGCGATAGCAGGATTCAGTCCCCGGGGGTAGGGGTTGAAAATTGTACTAGCTGGGAGTCTCCTGCTTGTTTTTCAGATGATCTGGAAGGTGAAAGAGGGAAAAGTGATGGTAAACTAAAGTATTCCACTTGCCAGCAAAAATATTCACCTTTTGATATCTGCTCGGGCAGAAGTGCGAGCGGTGGTGTTAAGCTGAAACCCTCTCTGCTTGAAAAAAATAGGGAAAGGAAGAatgaaatgaagaaccctaTGGAAGGACACAGCATCGATATATTGAGGCCTGGGATGGTTCTTTTGAGAGGTTTCCTCTCCTTACCAGATCAG GTGAAACTAATAAAAACCTGCCAAGATCTTGGTCTTGGTTGTGGCGGTTTCTACCAGCCTAGTTACAGTGATGGAGCCAAGCTACATTTGAAGATGATGTGCCTTGGTAAAAATTGGGATCCTGAGACAAGTATGTATAGTGATGAAAGGCCAGTTGATGGAGCAAAACCTCCCGGTATTCCTGATGAGTTTCAACAGTTGGTCAAAGGAGCAATTCAGGAGTGCCATACTTATTTAGATTCATGTGCTGAAGTGAGGAATGCAAAAGATTTTCTTCCCTCGATGTCACCAAATATTTGCATTGTCAACTTTTATGCAACGAGTGGCAAGCTTGGTCTTCATCAG GATAAAGATGAAAGTAAAGAGAGTCTACATAAAGGACTACCCGTGGTCTCTTTCTCCATTGGTGACTCTGCTGACTTTCTATATGGGGACGAGAGAAACATTGATAAAGCAGAGAAGGTTGTGTTGAAATCAGGGGATGTCTTAATTTTTGGTGGCAAGTCAAGGCATATATTTCATGGAGTTGCTACCATAAATTCTGGCACTACTCCTGCAGCTCTTTTTGAGGAAACTAAGTTTAGACCTGGTCGTCTAAATCTCACTTTCAGAGAGTACTGA